A genomic stretch from Brucella sp. BE17 includes:
- a CDS encoding Na+/H+ antiporter subunit C has protein sequence MELVLSLAIGILMASGIWLILRPRTFQVAIGLSLVSYAVNLFIFSMGRLRSNAPPVLESGVDVQPALYTDPVPQALVLTAIVIGFAMTALFLVVLLASRGLTRTDHVDGKEN, from the coding sequence ATGGAACTGGTTCTTTCTCTGGCAATCGGCATTCTGATGGCGTCCGGCATCTGGCTGATCCTTCGTCCGCGCACATTTCAGGTCGCCATCGGTTTGTCGCTGGTTTCCTATGCGGTCAATCTCTTCATCTTCTCGATGGGGCGGTTGCGCTCTAATGCGCCGCCTGTACTGGAATCGGGTGTTGACGTGCAGCCTGCCCTTTATACCGATCCGGTGCCGCAGGCGCTGGTGCTCACCGCTATTGTCATCGGCTTTGCGATGACCGCACTTTTCCTCGTCGTGCTGCTCGCCTCGCGCGGACTGACGCGCACCGATCATGTCGACGGCAAGGAGAATTGA
- a CDS encoding K+/H+ antiporter subunit F, whose product MSAVILFWSLLAAQLMLVAAMGCVVYRLVVGPRAQDRVLATDALYLNALLLLLTFGIRTGSVIYFEAALIIALLGFVATVALAKFLMRGEVIE is encoded by the coding sequence ATGAGTGCAGTCATTCTCTTCTGGTCTTTGCTTGCAGCTCAACTCATGCTGGTTGCTGCCATGGGCTGTGTGGTCTATCGGCTGGTTGTGGGGCCCCGTGCGCAGGACCGGGTGCTGGCGACCGATGCGCTTTATCTCAACGCACTGCTTCTGCTTCTGACATTCGGTATCCGCACCGGTAGCGTCATCTATTTTGAGGCTGCGCTGATCATAGCCCTCCTCGGCTTCGTCGCCACCGTGGCGCTTGCCAAGTTCCTCATGCGCGGGGAGGTGATCGAATGA
- a CDS encoding Na+/H+ antiporter subunit E, producing the protein MRRMLPYPLLFAALILFWLLLNGFTRGQTIIGVLVAFFACQTMTALEPQKNRIRSLTTILKLFGTVSLDILLSNIAVVRIILSGRKRVRRAGFVVIPLELENRTALAALACMITATPGTAWVDHHAARRELTIHVLDLTEAQEWRDLIKSKYEKPLIEIFGAEDVMPEEKSA; encoded by the coding sequence ATGAGACGAATGCTGCCTTATCCGCTTTTGTTTGCGGCACTCATTTTGTTCTGGCTGTTGCTAAACGGATTTACGCGTGGTCAGACAATTATCGGGGTTCTGGTTGCATTTTTCGCTTGCCAGACCATGACGGCGCTTGAACCGCAAAAGAACCGGATCCGCTCGCTTACGACGATCCTGAAACTGTTCGGAACGGTAAGCCTCGACATTTTGTTGTCGAATATCGCGGTCGTGCGCATTATCCTGTCCGGACGCAAACGTGTGCGCCGCGCCGGCTTCGTGGTCATTCCGCTGGAGCTGGAAAACCGTACCGCGCTGGCTGCCCTTGCCTGCATGATTACGGCAACACCCGGTACTGCCTGGGTTGATCACCATGCTGCAAGGCGCGAACTGACCATTCATGTACTTGATCTCACCGAAGCGCAGGAATGGCGCGACCTGATCAAAAGTAAATATGAGAAGCCGCTGATCGAGATTTTCGGGGCTGAAGATGTGATGCCGGAGGAAAAATCCGCATGA
- a CDS encoding monovalent cation/H+ antiporter subunit D encodes MDWKSHLIVAPILLPLVTAALLLLIDERSRRLKMAINSISTLGLIAITIMLAFAAVETAPEAIVYLIGNWPAPFGIVLVLDRLAALMLVLTSLLGMASLSFALAHWYKASPNFHTIFQLLLMGVNGAFLTGDLFNLFVFFEVMLAASYGLALHGSGPARVKAGLHYIAVNLLASSLFLIGVSLIYGVTGTLNMADLADRITQVAPHDRMLLEAGAAVLGVAFLIKAGMWPLNFWLAPTYTAAAAPIAAIFAIMSKVGIYVLLRLTTLMFGIEAGASYGFGNDWLYYGGMVTLAFGLIGVVASQAMGRLASYSILVSSGTLLAAVGSGNMAMAGAALFYMASSTLTIAALFLLIELVERGQDAAANVLAVTMEAYGDDEEEEVEEDEVGIVLPATLAILGILFGICAILLIGLPPFSGFIAKFLLIAAVFNGSTATPELSMPVSPASWVLITLILLSGLSALIAMTRTGIRTFWGSLEGNVPRVLVREVVPIAGLLALCLALTIAAGPAMKYMDATARSLHNPADYIDSVLKAPRVGAGTEATEVK; translated from the coding sequence ATGGACTGGAAATCCCACCTCATCGTCGCGCCCATATTGCTGCCTCTGGTGACGGCAGCACTTTTGCTTCTCATCGACGAGCGCAGCCGCCGCCTGAAAATGGCGATCAATTCTATATCGACGCTCGGCCTTATCGCCATTACCATAATGCTTGCCTTTGCGGCGGTCGAAACGGCGCCCGAAGCAATCGTCTATCTGATCGGTAACTGGCCTGCTCCCTTCGGCATCGTTTTAGTGCTCGACCGGCTGGCAGCACTCATGCTGGTGCTGACAAGTCTGCTTGGCATGGCGTCGTTGAGTTTCGCACTTGCGCATTGGTACAAGGCGAGCCCGAATTTCCATACCATCTTTCAGCTGCTACTGATGGGGGTGAACGGGGCCTTTCTGACCGGTGATCTCTTCAACCTGTTCGTATTCTTCGAGGTTATGCTTGCCGCATCCTACGGTCTGGCGTTGCATGGATCAGGGCCTGCACGTGTTAAAGCAGGTCTGCATTATATTGCCGTCAATCTGCTGGCTTCGTCATTGTTCCTGATCGGTGTCAGCCTGATCTATGGTGTCACTGGCACGCTCAACATGGCCGATCTCGCGGATCGTATCACGCAGGTCGCCCCCCATGATCGCATGCTTCTAGAAGCCGGTGCTGCGGTGTTGGGGGTTGCCTTCCTCATCAAGGCTGGCATGTGGCCGCTCAACTTCTGGCTGGCACCGACTTATACGGCAGCGGCGGCTCCCATCGCGGCAATTTTTGCGATCATGAGCAAGGTCGGCATATATGTGCTTTTGCGACTGACGACGCTGATGTTTGGGATCGAAGCCGGGGCATCTTATGGTTTCGGCAATGACTGGCTTTATTATGGTGGCATGGTAACGCTCGCCTTCGGCCTGATCGGTGTTGTGGCGTCGCAGGCCATGGGACGGCTTGCAAGCTACAGCATTCTTGTCTCTTCCGGTACGCTGTTGGCAGCGGTGGGCAGCGGCAATATGGCGATGGCAGGAGCAGCCCTTTTCTATATGGCAAGTTCTACGCTGACCATCGCCGCTCTTTTTCTGCTGATCGAGCTTGTCGAGCGCGGGCAGGATGCGGCCGCCAACGTTCTTGCCGTAACCATGGAGGCCTACGGCGATGACGAGGAGGAAGAAGTCGAAGAAGACGAAGTGGGTATCGTTTTGCCTGCAACGCTCGCTATTCTCGGCATATTGTTCGGTATCTGTGCCATCTTGCTGATCGGCTTGCCACCTTTTTCGGGCTTCATCGCCAAATTCCTACTGATTGCCGCAGTCTTTAACGGCAGTACAGCAACGCCTGAACTTTCCATGCCCGTCAGTCCGGCGAGCTGGGTTCTGATCACGCTGATCCTGCTATCGGGCCTCTCGGCACTCATTGCCATGACGCGTACCGGTATTCGTACTTTCTGGGGTTCGCTCGAAGGCAATGTGCCGCGTGTTCTGGTGCGCGAGGTAGTGCCTATCGCGGGCCTGCTGGCGCTGTGTCTGGCGCTGACCATCGCCGCAGGTCCGGCCATGAAATATATGGATGCAACCGCACGTTCGCTGCATAATCCTGCTGATTATATCGACAGCGTCCTCAAAGCACCGCGCGTGGGTGCAGGCACAGAAGCGACGGAGGTGAAATGA
- the cydD gene encoding thiol reductant ABC exporter subunit CydD: MRRPVPSVLKRGAYFQTLAALLWLPQAGLIAYAIGCLADIGFDSTLYYAAFGIFLIGCARAIIDAAGAAMAYDAARTELTRLREKAIGVLSLRSPLDRTRPSSGEAASILAEQAEMVVPYLSRFVPVRIRVMLVPLAILFVVLWFSWIAALVLLIAAPLIPIFMALIGMRAKAASEKQLAALGGMNGFLLDRLRGLATIRTFGAVDSTAIRLRDNAETLRKRTMHVLRIAFLSSAVLELFAALGVAMVAVYIGFHLLGTLQFGAWGQKLNLGEGLFILLLSPAFFEPLRDLSAVWHDRASGEAAIDSLEKLAQIETPIVGAVTADKFLEAEPSIQLHRVDFHYPGGAKVLEAFDFSAEAGEHVALLAPSGFGKSTILALIAGLAAPDGGTIKIAGFAMDNDDVGNRAANLRSRMRWVGQKPHIFAGSARHNITLGRKTSAAAIAEIIDNMALSHVAGITGNGQIGEDGAGLSGGEALRLALARSAVDAKADIILADEPTAHLDRETAMEITESLLRLAKGRTLIVATHDEALASRMDRIVRLDERETLPERRAAE; this comes from the coding sequence CTGCGCCGTCCTGTTCCATCCGTACTCAAACGGGGGGCATATTTTCAGACGCTGGCCGCGCTCTTATGGCTGCCGCAGGCTGGGCTTATCGCTTATGCCATCGGGTGCCTTGCGGATATCGGCTTCGACAGCACGCTTTATTATGCAGCTTTCGGTATTTTCCTGATTGGCTGCGCGCGCGCCATCATCGATGCTGCCGGTGCCGCAATGGCCTATGACGCGGCCCGTACTGAGCTGACCCGGTTGCGTGAAAAGGCCATCGGCGTCTTGTCGTTGCGCTCGCCGCTTGACCGCACCCGCCCATCTTCAGGCGAGGCGGCCAGTATTCTGGCCGAACAGGCGGAGATGGTTGTGCCCTATCTTTCGCGTTTCGTGCCGGTGCGCATCCGAGTCATGCTGGTGCCGCTGGCAATCCTGTTTGTCGTGCTGTGGTTTTCATGGATCGCCGCACTGGTTCTTTTGATCGCCGCTCCGCTCATTCCAATTTTCATGGCACTGATTGGCATGCGGGCGAAGGCTGCAAGCGAGAAGCAACTTGCGGCACTCGGCGGCATGAACGGCTTTTTACTCGACCGGCTGCGTGGCCTTGCCACCATCCGCACATTTGGTGCGGTGGATAGCACTGCTATCCGGCTGCGCGACAATGCCGAAACGCTGCGCAAGAGAACCATGCATGTGTTGCGGATCGCCTTTCTGTCTTCGGCGGTGCTGGAGCTTTTTGCAGCGCTTGGCGTTGCCATGGTTGCCGTCTATATCGGTTTTCACTTGCTCGGCACGCTGCAATTCGGGGCATGGGGCCAAAAACTCAATCTGGGTGAGGGGCTGTTCATCCTGCTTTTGTCGCCCGCCTTCTTTGAGCCGCTGCGCGATCTTTCGGCCGTCTGGCACGATCGCGCGTCAGGCGAAGCGGCTATCGATTCACTGGAAAAGCTCGCACAGATCGAAACGCCGATCGTTGGCGCCGTTACGGCAGATAAATTTTTGGAAGCCGAACCTTCCATACAATTGCATCGCGTCGATTTTCATTATCCCGGTGGCGCAAAGGTTCTTGAAGCATTCGATTTTTCTGCAGAGGCTGGCGAACATGTTGCGTTGCTTGCGCCCAGCGGTTTTGGCAAATCGACCATTCTGGCGCTGATTGCAGGCCTTGCAGCACCTGATGGCGGCACGATCAAAATCGCAGGCTTTGCCATGGACAACGACGATGTCGGAAACCGGGCCGCAAACTTGCGGAGCCGCATGCGCTGGGTTGGGCAGAAGCCCCACATTTTTGCGGGTTCAGCGCGCCACAACATCACGCTCGGACGCAAGACCTCTGCTGCAGCAATCGCGGAAATCATCGATAACATGGCGCTTTCCCATGTCGCCGGTATCACGGGCAACGGCCAGATCGGTGAAGATGGTGCCGGGCTTTCCGGTGGCGAAGCCTTGCGGCTCGCGCTGGCGCGTAGCGCAGTTGACGCGAAAGCCGATATCATCCTTGCCGATGAACCGACCGCGCATCTCGACCGCGAGACAGCTATGGAGATCACTGAAAGTCTGCTGCGGCTTGCAAAAGGCCGGACGCTGATCGTCGCCACCCACGACGAAGCGCTGGCAAGCCGCATGGATCGTATCGTTCGTCTTGATGAGCGGGAAACCCTGCCAGAAAGAAGGGCTGCCGAATGA
- a CDS encoding GbsR/MarR family transcriptional regulator, which translates to MELSPIVQSFVLHFGEMGSRWGINRTVGQIYALLYLSPDPLCADQIVDSLGVSRSNVSMGIRELQGWNLVLLKHIPGDRRDFFTTPEDVWQILRTLAEERKKREIDPTLSVLREILMEAPQGDSDRYAQDRMKDMYGLIERLTNWYDDVKKLDTDRLTSLLALGAKVTRFLETTDRIVALGRGRASAKKEPKKE; encoded by the coding sequence TTGGAATTGTCACCAATCGTTCAGTCGTTCGTACTCCACTTCGGGGAGATGGGCAGCCGTTGGGGCATCAACCGCACCGTGGGGCAGATTTATGCGCTGCTCTATCTGTCGCCGGATCCGCTTTGTGCCGATCAGATCGTCGATTCGCTCGGCGTATCTCGCTCGAATGTTTCCATGGGCATTCGCGAGCTTCAGGGATGGAATCTTGTGCTGTTAAAACACATCCCCGGAGATCGCCGTGATTTTTTCACCACGCCCGAAGATGTGTGGCAAATTCTGCGTACATTGGCCGAGGAGCGCAAGAAGCGCGAAATCGACCCGACATTGAGTGTCCTGCGAGAAATCCTGATGGAGGCACCGCAAGGCGACAGTGACCGCTACGCACAGGACCGCATGAAGGACATGTACGGTCTGATCGAACGGCTGACCAATTGGTACGACGATGTCAAGAAACTCGACACCGACCGGCTGACCAGTCTTCTGGCGCTTGGCGCCAAGGTGACCCGTTTCCTTGAGACCACGGACAGGATCGTGGCTCTGGGGCGCGGGCGAGCATCGGCCAAGAAGGAGCCTAAGAAAGAGTGA
- a CDS encoding monovalent cation/H+ antiporter subunit A codes for MTMDGRMLFLLVLLPFLGSVITGLFRGADRNGSAWFTAAIALVAFILTASLYPVVSDGRVLRGTVEWLPAYGLNVSLRMDGFAWLFAMLITGIGLLVVIYARYYMSPDDPVPRFFSFLLSFMGSMLGIVLSGNIILLAVFWELTSIFSFLLIGYWYHNASARDGARMALTVTGIGGFCLLAGMLLLGHIVGSYDLDKVLAAGDIVRGHPLYAVALILILLGAFTKSAQFPFHFWLPNAMAAPTPVSAYLHSATMVKAGVFLLARLWPVLSGTEEWFWILGCAGLMTLLLSSFFAVFQQDLKGLLAYSTISNLGLITALLGLGSPLAAVAAIFHMVNHAIFKASLFMAAGIIDHETGTRDMRRLSGLLRPMPYTATLAMVASASMAGVPLLNGFISKEMFFAEAVETHLASWLDTITPYVATLAGIFTVAYSVRFIYSAFFGPPPHDLPREPHEPPHWMRRPIELLVLLCLLIGIVPGLSIGPFLNSAVIAVLGDQTPHYSLSVWHGFNLPLMMSIIAMVGGVLLHWLLKNYLANSEDGPPLFRHLQGQRIFERVLVTLSWNWARKAENFLSTRRLQPQLRIIVVAAILVAAWPLIEDGLYAGGVMPQPVDPIFAGLWVLGGVCAIGAAWQAKYHRLAALILLGGAGLVTCLTFVWLSAPDLAVTQLLVEIVTTVLLLLGLRWLPKRFEDPDPMPVRIGPRLRRYRDFALAIGSGAGVSLIAYAMMTRPLSGSIGDYFLQKAYSGGGGKNVVNVILVDFRAFDTFGEIAVLGIVGLTIFALLRRFRPASDTTGSTAQQKIQDAYDEVMPDRKAGETLADYLGVPSVIMQWLFPVIIVLAVHLFLRGHDLPGGGFAAGVALAIAFLLQYLAAGTRWIEDRLRILPLRWIGFGLLCAAMTGAGAWLFGYPFLTSFYQYADIPHVGKMPMASALFFDLGVFSLVVGATVIMLIALAHQSIRKHRVEKLAASAKEEN; via the coding sequence ATGACGATGGACGGCAGAATGCTTTTCCTGCTCGTCCTTCTTCCGTTTCTTGGCAGCGTCATCACGGGTCTTTTCAGAGGTGCGGATCGCAACGGCTCGGCGTGGTTCACCGCTGCAATCGCCCTTGTGGCCTTTATTCTTACGGCCAGTCTGTATCCGGTCGTTTCCGACGGAAGGGTGCTACGTGGCACTGTAGAGTGGCTGCCCGCATATGGGCTGAACGTCAGCTTGCGCATGGATGGTTTTGCCTGGCTTTTCGCCATGCTGATCACCGGCATCGGCCTGCTCGTGGTTATCTATGCGCGCTATTATATGTCGCCGGACGATCCGGTGCCGCGTTTCTTCTCGTTCCTTCTCTCCTTTATGGGCTCGATGCTCGGCATCGTCCTTTCGGGTAACATCATCCTTCTGGCGGTGTTCTGGGAATTGACGAGCATTTTCTCGTTCCTGTTGATCGGCTACTGGTATCATAATGCCAGTGCGCGCGATGGTGCGCGCATGGCGCTGACGGTGACGGGCATCGGCGGCTTCTGCCTGCTGGCTGGTATGCTTCTTCTCGGTCATATCGTCGGTAGCTACGATCTCGATAAGGTGTTGGCGGCGGGCGATATTGTCCGCGGGCATCCGCTTTATGCGGTCGCACTTATTTTGATTTTGCTTGGTGCCTTCACCAAGAGCGCGCAGTTTCCGTTCCATTTCTGGCTACCCAATGCCATGGCAGCACCAACGCCAGTTTCGGCCTATCTGCATTCGGCAACTATGGTGAAAGCTGGTGTGTTCCTGCTTGCCCGGCTTTGGCCGGTGCTGTCGGGTACCGAGGAATGGTTCTGGATACTGGGTTGCGCGGGGCTGATGACGCTTCTGCTTTCCAGTTTCTTCGCCGTCTTCCAGCAAGACCTCAAGGGCCTGCTCGCCTATTCCACCATCAGCAATCTCGGGCTGATTACCGCGCTGCTGGGCCTTGGCAGTCCGCTTGCCGCGGTCGCTGCGATCTTCCACATGGTCAATCACGCCATCTTCAAGGCATCGCTGTTCATGGCGGCCGGCATCATAGACCACGAGACTGGCACGCGCGACATGCGCCGCTTGAGCGGATTGCTGCGTCCCATGCCCTATACGGCGACGCTCGCCATGGTGGCGAGCGCTTCCATGGCAGGCGTTCCGCTTCTCAATGGTTTCATTTCCAAGGAAATGTTCTTCGCCGAGGCGGTCGAAACCCATCTTGCCTCATGGCTCGATACGATCACGCCCTATGTGGCAACGCTTGCCGGCATTTTCACAGTGGCCTATTCGGTGCGCTTTATTTATTCTGCTTTCTTCGGACCACCGCCGCATGATCTGCCGCGTGAGCCGCATGAGCCGCCGCATTGGATGCGTCGCCCCATTGAGCTTCTGGTGCTGCTTTGCCTGTTGATCGGCATTGTGCCGGGGCTTTCAATCGGGCCGTTTCTGAATTCAGCCGTGATTGCGGTGCTCGGCGATCAGACGCCGCATTATAGCCTTTCGGTCTGGCACGGATTTAACCTACCTTTGATGATGAGCATCATCGCAATGGTTGGCGGCGTTCTGCTGCACTGGCTGTTGAAAAACTATCTGGCCAACAGCGAAGACGGTCCGCCCTTGTTCAGGCACCTGCAAGGCCAACGCATTTTCGAGCGTGTTTTGGTGACGCTGTCGTGGAACTGGGCGCGCAAGGCGGAAAACTTTCTCAGCACACGCCGCCTTCAGCCGCAATTGCGCATCATTGTGGTGGCTGCAATTCTCGTCGCGGCGTGGCCGCTAATCGAGGACGGGCTTTATGCGGGTGGCGTGATGCCTCAACCGGTCGACCCGATTTTTGCAGGCCTCTGGGTGCTGGGTGGTGTTTGCGCGATCGGTGCGGCCTGGCAGGCGAAATATCATCGACTTGCCGCCTTGATCCTGCTTGGCGGGGCCGGGCTTGTCACCTGCCTCACCTTCGTATGGCTTTCCGCGCCTGATCTCGCCGTAACCCAGCTTCTGGTGGAAATTGTCACCACTGTTCTGCTGCTGCTTGGCCTGCGCTGGCTGCCAAAACGTTTCGAAGATCCCGATCCAATGCCGGTAAGAATCGGACCGCGCCTGCGCCGTTATCGCGATTTTGCACTGGCTATTGGTAGTGGTGCCGGGGTTTCGCTCATTGCCTATGCGATGATGACGCGACCGCTTTCCGGCAGCATTGGTGATTATTTCCTTCAGAAGGCCTATTCGGGCGGCGGCGGCAAGAATGTCGTCAATGTTATTCTGGTGGATTTCCGAGCCTTCGATACTTTTGGCGAAATCGCGGTTCTGGGCATTGTCGGACTGACAATATTCGCGCTTCTGCGTCGTTTCCGTCCCGCCTCGGATACGACCGGATCGACCGCACAACAGAAAATCCAGGATGCTTACGACGAGGTTATGCCGGACCGTAAAGCCGGAGAGACGCTTGCCGATTATCTAGGTGTTCCCTCAGTCATCATGCAATGGCTGTTCCCGGTGATCATTGTTCTCGCCGTACATCTGTTCTTACGCGGCCACGATCTGCCAGGCGGGGGATTTGCCGCCGGTGTTGCACTGGCGATTGCTTTCCTGCTGCAATATCTGGCTGCAGGCACGCGCTGGATCGAGGATCGACTGCGCATTCTGCCCTTGCGCTGGATCGGCTTCGGGCTTTTGTGCGCCGCAATGACCGGGGCGGGAGCGTGGCTGTTCGGCTATCCGTTCCTGACGAGTTTTTATCAATATGCGGATATCCCGCATGTCGGTAAAATGCCGATGGCAAGTGCGCTGTTCTTCGATCTCGGGGTCTTCTCGCTGGTGGTCGGCGCAACCGTCATCATGCTGATCGCACTTGCCCACCAGTCGATCCGCAAGCATCGTGTAGAAAAACTCGCCGCGAGTGCGAAGGAGGAGAACTGA
- the mnhG gene encoding monovalent cation/H(+) antiporter subunit G, with translation MIHAAEIPVWAAIIISTLLVGGAFLTLVGCIGLVRFKTFYERVHAPTIGSSFGAGGILIASIIFFSILQSKPILHEVMIAVFVIVTTPVTLMLLSRAVIHRDRTQDSSELPSSSDPD, from the coding sequence ATGATCCATGCAGCTGAAATCCCGGTCTGGGCCGCCATCATTATATCGACCCTTCTGGTCGGCGGAGCCTTCCTTACCCTTGTCGGGTGCATCGGTCTGGTGCGCTTCAAGACATTTTATGAGCGCGTGCATGCTCCCACGATTGGTTCCTCGTTTGGTGCTGGGGGAATCCTGATAGCATCGATCATATTTTTCTCCATCTTGCAATCGAAGCCGATTTTGCATGAAGTGATGATTGCCGTCTTTGTGATCGTCACAACGCCGGTTACGCTCATGCTGCTCAGCCGCGCCGTGATTCATCGCGACCGGACCCAGGACAGCAGCGAGCTACCTTCTTCTTCCGACCCCGATTGA